One Ictalurus furcatus strain D&B chromosome 24, Billie_1.0, whole genome shotgun sequence DNA segment encodes these proteins:
- the LOC128600293 gene encoding claspin isoform X1, with translation MSLLVSERLVDPPAEVPRAESDSDSGVGSPMEEAGTDATTAAVQAGEAEDSDDDIVVSRKPRSRKVLQDSDSEKEDVVDGMADALVLSESSGESTKASEGKRPKKSRGKKISRVAVSSDDSEPEEDEHQGKPKEDTKKRGKSQRCKEKEKRRGALVKQMKAKTRTSEVSKLGVFRKLLSVYVVIADCHFFSLSQESLLSKPLNDSGCLLGDSDLFDAQLEEDEEEESLDAIRAAVKKKAKNKPHLVDSEEDEKQEGKSQRKERKAARASKEAMKQLHSDSQKLVRESTIGLPYHMPEPKGIDQFFKRRVRPDRPAMALLKSAKYQACIIEASSASSTAPEQNSNPQADLNDPDPVRCTQQDGATNEHDARAATEATEDQSGVANVDLQKPEIMAEEHTLPSVDVSESADSPKEDPEVPQVEQTKSGTGQSEQDGAAPAEQGAVVPKPKKDKLTRLRELGLEPPPVAKLCVDDGAFVQLEPQQVNPGLEALKERFLRHVQPVPRSKGERSLQVNVVRKDSSASGQEELHAESITVTVNEEEEEPSRTKPGEKLVLLKSRLQQAMAIRRKEERERRAALHRLDNEDCGSEEEEEEDMTESEEEEGVEDLLGDGDDGEEAESEEEEIEAAERGDTSKRSASNAFKSPSPTPYTDGTLMLFAGSSCSRTGDGVRQSGPTSHENDNKMEDEDGLSLTKDNSHNSSFELTSSTLPSYQPVSRTAGKGLSAAVFRSPSPCFFRPSFLGSASKSSGKLSEPSLTLPVEDSQDLYGVPSPEGGDSQGPFTQEEDTQSQLFDSDGFLNVGPRGGQNRSHKRQLLLDNLDENAMDANMGELLGLCSGGFDAAEQSQPGGEDELLGLCSGAFSTQPGETGRPKEETVTMETERTVGESHGSADVDQLLSLCSGKFTGSPAASPVRPGASSALEDESDCKSKVEEEGEEEEDNCEFQLLSGVDSDSEKEEDEEDSDAEGEMGDEVDEEEREAVFGRHPGKKLRMTDFVDSEAELSGSDVCSEDEDDDGGDEYEEEEIQEQLPSDEELMDQVNKIHMKHVLDDDKRKLRLYQERYLADGDLHSDGPGRERRFRWKNIDDGFEFGVVAEGEEEEEEEDVDQHELQRRKERLEREQWMREQSETSTRGAEVEEEYKIGEEDSQFMKLAKKLTAKALQKKETASVPLKEKPVSNANPFQKPFKPVVKRGSLLNQPRAVLQKLSNISDGNPLAPRNSRGFLFQTLSPEKETPTSAHPKKQFRKRAQADTMAPVAKRPCRENSAKSVGPPRSIFSYFEN, from the exons ATGAGCCTGCTTGTCTCTGAGCGG CTGGTTGATCCCCCTGCTGAGGTCCCCAGGGCAGAGAGCGATTCAGACAGTGGAGTGGGTTCACCCATGGAGGAGGCTGGCACCGATGCCACCACCGCTGCCGTTCAGGCTGGAGAAG CTGAAGATTCAGATGATGACATCGTCGTCAGCCGGAAGCCCCGTTCCCGGAAGGTTCTCCAGGACAGCGACAGTGAGAAGGAGGACGTCGTGGACGGGATGGCTGATGCTCTGGTGCTGTCAGAATCCAGCGGTGAGTCGACGAAGGCCAGTGAAGGCAAGCGGCCGAAAAAGAGCCGGGGAAAGAAGATCTCCCGCGTTGCCGTATCCAGTGACGACAGCGAGCCAGAGGAAGATGAGCATCAAGGAAAACCTAAGGAAGACAccaaaaagagagggaagtcACAGCGATGcaaagagaaggagaagcgCAGAGGTGCTCTAGTGAAGCAAATGAAAGCGAAGACGAGAACCTCTGAAGTGAGTAAATTGGGGGTTTTCAGAAAATTATTGTCAGTGTATGTAGTCATTGCTGACtgccattttttctctctctctcaggagtcCCTTTTATCCAAGCCTCTCAATGACAGTGGTTGTCTGCTGGGTGATAGTGACCTGTTTGATGCTCAGCtggaggaggacgaggaagaGGAGTCCCTGGACgccatcagagctgctgtgaaAAAGAAGGCCAAGAACAAG CCCCATTTAGTTGACTCTGAAGAGGATGAAAAGCAGGAAGGAAAATCCCAGCGCAAG GAGAGGAAAGCAGCGAGGGCGAGTAAAGAGGCGATGAAACAGCTCCACAGTGATAGCCAGAAGCTTGTTAGAG AATCTACAATAGGGCTACCGTACCATATGCCAGAACCCAAAGGCATAGACCAGTTCTTCAAGAGAAGGGTTCGTCCTGACAGACCTGCTATGGCATTACTGAA ATCTGCCAAGTACCAGGCCTGTATAATAGAAGCGTCTTCGGCATCCTCAACTGCACCAGAACAGAACTCGAATCCACAGGCTGATCTGAATGACCCTGATCCAGTCAGATGTACCCAACAGGACGGCGCTACAAATGAACACGATGCACGAGCTGCTACTGAAGCCACTGAGGACCAATCCGGAGTTGCAAACGTTGATCTCCAAAAGCCTGAAATCATGGCAGAAGAGCACACTCTTCCTTCTGTGGACGTGTCTGAGAGTGCCGACTCTCCTAAAGAGGACCCTGAGGTGCCGCAGGTTGAGCAGACTAAGTCTGGGACAGGGCAGTCAGAACAGGACGGCGCTGCGCCGGCTGAGCAAGGAGCGGTAGTGCCTAAACCCaagaaggataagctgaccagaTTGCGTGAGCTGGGTTTGGAGCCTCCTCCGGTAGCAAAGCTGTGTGTGGACGATGGAGCTTTTGTCCAGCTGGAGCCGCAACAGGTTAACCCTG GTCTAGAGGCTCTGAAGGAACGTTTTCTGAGGCACGTCCAGCCCGTGCCGCGGTCTAAAGGAGAGCGATCGCTTCAGGTAAATGTGGTGAGAAAGGACAGCAGTGCCTCCGGACAGGAGGAGCTGCATGCGGAGTCCATCACTGTCACGGTcaatgaggaggaagaggagcctTCACGCACTAAGCCAG GAGAGAAGCTAGTTTTACTGAAGTCTCGTCTGCAGCAAGCAATGGCTATCCGCcggaaggaagaaagagagcgTCGAGCCGCCCTTCATCGCCTGGACAATGAGGACTGTggcagtgaggaggaggaggaagaggatatGACCGAGTCTGAGGAGGAAGAG GGTGTTGAAGATTTGTTGGGTGATGGCGATGATGGAGAGGAAGCTGAGAGTGAGGAAGAAGAGATAGAGGCAGCCGAAAGAGGCGACACGTCCAAACGAAGTGCCTCTAATGCTTTTAAAAGTCCGTCTCCGACCCCATACACCGACGGCACTCTGATGCTGTTTGCAGGCAGCTCGTGCTCCAGAacagg GGACGGTGTTAGGCAGTCTGGGCCAACCAGTCACGAAAATGACAACAAAATGG AAGATGAGGATGGCCTGTCCTTGACCAAGGACAACAgccataacagcagctttgagcTGACGAGCTCCACGCTCCCATCGTACCAGCCAGTGAGCCGCACCGCAGGCAAAGGTCTTTCAGCAGCAGTGTTCCGCTCGCCATCGCCCTGCTTCTTCAGACCCAGTTTCCTCGGCTCAGCCTCCAAG AGTTCTGGTAAGCTGTCTGAGCCGTCCCTCACCCTCCCTGTGGAGGACTCGCAGGACTTGTATGGTGTTCCTTCTCCTGAAGGTGGGGACTCTCAGGGCCCCTTCACACAGGAGGAGGACACACAGTCGCAGCTGTTTGATTCAGACGGCTTCTTGAACGTGGGGCCCCGCGGCGGCCAGAACCGCTCTCACAAACGCCAGCTGCTTTTAGATAACCTGGATGAAAACGCCATGGATGCCAACATGGGTGAATTGCTGGGGCTCTGCTCGGGTGGCTTTGACGCAGCGGAGCAGAGTCAGCCAGGAGGTGAGGACGAGCTTCTGGGCCTGTGCTCTGGAGCGTTCTCCACTCAGCCTGGCGAAACCGGCAGACCCAAAGAGGAAACCGTCACCATGGAGACAGAACGCACAGTCGGGGAGAGCCACGGGAGCGCGGACGTGGACCAGCTGCTTTCTCTCTGCTCGGGAAAGTTCACAGGCAGTCctg cTGCTTCTCCAGTGCGACCAGGCGCAAGCTCTGCCCTCGAAGACGAATCTGACTG taagagcaaggtggaggaggaaggggaagaagaggaagacaaTTGTGAGTTTCAGCTCTTGTCGGGTGTAGACAGCGACAGCGAGAAG gaggaggatgaggaagacTCCGATGCTGAAGGAGAGATGGGTGATGAGGTAgacgaggaggagagggaggcgGTATTCGGGCGACATCCAGGCAAAAAGTT ACGCATGACTGACTTTGTGGACTCTGAGGCCGAGCTGTCAGGCAGTGATGTCTGCAGTGAGGATGAAGATGACGACGGAGGAGATGAATACGAAGAAGAGGAGATACAGGAGCAGCTCCCATCAGATGAGGAACTGATGGACCAGGTCAACAAAATCCACAT GAAGCATGTCCTAGATGACGATAAGCGCAAATTGCGTTTGTATCAGGAGCGTTACCTAGCTGACGGAGATCTGCACTCAGACGGACCCGGTCGAGAGCGCCGCTTCCGCTGGAAGAATATCG ATGATGGCTTTGAGTTCGGGGTTGTTGCTGAgggggaagaggaagaggaggaggaagatgtgGATCAGCATGAGCTCCAGAGGCGCAAGGAAAGGCTCGAGAGAGAACAGTGGATGcgagagcag TCTGAAACATCGACGAGAGGAGCAGAAGTGGAAGAGGAGTACAAGATCGGAGAGGAAGACAGTCAGTTTATGAAGCTGGCAAAGAAACTAACCGCTAAGGCACTCCAGAAGAAAG AGACCGCTTCAGTGCCCCTGAAAGAGAAGCCAGTCTCTAACGCCAACCCTTTTCAGAAGCCCTTTAAACCTGTG GTGAAGAGAGGATCTCTTCTCAATCAGCCACGGGCAGTGCTGCAGAAACTCTCCAACATTTCAGACGGCAACCCTCTAGCGCCGCGTAACTCTCGAGGATTCCTCTTCCAGACCTTGTCGCCAGAAAAGGAGACCCCTACATCCGCCCACCCAAAGAAGCAG TTCAGGAAAAGAGCTCAGGCAGACACTATGGCGCCTGTTGCAAAGCGACCGTGTCGagaaaactctgcgaaatctgTCGGACCTCCAAGAAgtattttcagttattttgagAACTGA
- the LOC128600293 gene encoding claspin isoform X2: protein MSLLVSERLVDPPAEVPRAESDSDSGVGSPMEEAGTDATTAAVQAGEAEDSDDDIVVSRKPRSRKVLQDSDSEKEDVVDGMADALVLSESSGESTKASEGKRPKKSRGKKISRVAVSSDDSEPEEDEHQGKPKEDTKKRGKSQRCKEKEKRRGALVKQMKAKTRTSEESLLSKPLNDSGCLLGDSDLFDAQLEEDEEEESLDAIRAAVKKKAKNKPHLVDSEEDEKQEGKSQRKERKAARASKEAMKQLHSDSQKLVRESTIGLPYHMPEPKGIDQFFKRRVRPDRPAMALLKSAKYQACIIEASSASSTAPEQNSNPQADLNDPDPVRCTQQDGATNEHDARAATEATEDQSGVANVDLQKPEIMAEEHTLPSVDVSESADSPKEDPEVPQVEQTKSGTGQSEQDGAAPAEQGAVVPKPKKDKLTRLRELGLEPPPVAKLCVDDGAFVQLEPQQVNPGLEALKERFLRHVQPVPRSKGERSLQVNVVRKDSSASGQEELHAESITVTVNEEEEEPSRTKPGEKLVLLKSRLQQAMAIRRKEERERRAALHRLDNEDCGSEEEEEEDMTESEEEEGVEDLLGDGDDGEEAESEEEEIEAAERGDTSKRSASNAFKSPSPTPYTDGTLMLFAGSSCSRTGDGVRQSGPTSHENDNKMEDEDGLSLTKDNSHNSSFELTSSTLPSYQPVSRTAGKGLSAAVFRSPSPCFFRPSFLGSASKSSGKLSEPSLTLPVEDSQDLYGVPSPEGGDSQGPFTQEEDTQSQLFDSDGFLNVGPRGGQNRSHKRQLLLDNLDENAMDANMGELLGLCSGGFDAAEQSQPGGEDELLGLCSGAFSTQPGETGRPKEETVTMETERTVGESHGSADVDQLLSLCSGKFTGSPAASPVRPGASSALEDESDCKSKVEEEGEEEEDNCEFQLLSGVDSDSEKEEDEEDSDAEGEMGDEVDEEEREAVFGRHPGKKLRMTDFVDSEAELSGSDVCSEDEDDDGGDEYEEEEIQEQLPSDEELMDQVNKIHMKHVLDDDKRKLRLYQERYLADGDLHSDGPGRERRFRWKNIDDGFEFGVVAEGEEEEEEEDVDQHELQRRKERLEREQWMREQSETSTRGAEVEEEYKIGEEDSQFMKLAKKLTAKALQKKETASVPLKEKPVSNANPFQKPFKPVVKRGSLLNQPRAVLQKLSNISDGNPLAPRNSRGFLFQTLSPEKETPTSAHPKKQFRKRAQADTMAPVAKRPCRENSAKSVGPPRSIFSYFEN, encoded by the exons ATGAGCCTGCTTGTCTCTGAGCGG CTGGTTGATCCCCCTGCTGAGGTCCCCAGGGCAGAGAGCGATTCAGACAGTGGAGTGGGTTCACCCATGGAGGAGGCTGGCACCGATGCCACCACCGCTGCCGTTCAGGCTGGAGAAG CTGAAGATTCAGATGATGACATCGTCGTCAGCCGGAAGCCCCGTTCCCGGAAGGTTCTCCAGGACAGCGACAGTGAGAAGGAGGACGTCGTGGACGGGATGGCTGATGCTCTGGTGCTGTCAGAATCCAGCGGTGAGTCGACGAAGGCCAGTGAAGGCAAGCGGCCGAAAAAGAGCCGGGGAAAGAAGATCTCCCGCGTTGCCGTATCCAGTGACGACAGCGAGCCAGAGGAAGATGAGCATCAAGGAAAACCTAAGGAAGACAccaaaaagagagggaagtcACAGCGATGcaaagagaaggagaagcgCAGAGGTGCTCTAGTGAAGCAAATGAAAGCGAAGACGAGAACCTCTGAA gagtcCCTTTTATCCAAGCCTCTCAATGACAGTGGTTGTCTGCTGGGTGATAGTGACCTGTTTGATGCTCAGCtggaggaggacgaggaagaGGAGTCCCTGGACgccatcagagctgctgtgaaAAAGAAGGCCAAGAACAAG CCCCATTTAGTTGACTCTGAAGAGGATGAAAAGCAGGAAGGAAAATCCCAGCGCAAG GAGAGGAAAGCAGCGAGGGCGAGTAAAGAGGCGATGAAACAGCTCCACAGTGATAGCCAGAAGCTTGTTAGAG AATCTACAATAGGGCTACCGTACCATATGCCAGAACCCAAAGGCATAGACCAGTTCTTCAAGAGAAGGGTTCGTCCTGACAGACCTGCTATGGCATTACTGAA ATCTGCCAAGTACCAGGCCTGTATAATAGAAGCGTCTTCGGCATCCTCAACTGCACCAGAACAGAACTCGAATCCACAGGCTGATCTGAATGACCCTGATCCAGTCAGATGTACCCAACAGGACGGCGCTACAAATGAACACGATGCACGAGCTGCTACTGAAGCCACTGAGGACCAATCCGGAGTTGCAAACGTTGATCTCCAAAAGCCTGAAATCATGGCAGAAGAGCACACTCTTCCTTCTGTGGACGTGTCTGAGAGTGCCGACTCTCCTAAAGAGGACCCTGAGGTGCCGCAGGTTGAGCAGACTAAGTCTGGGACAGGGCAGTCAGAACAGGACGGCGCTGCGCCGGCTGAGCAAGGAGCGGTAGTGCCTAAACCCaagaaggataagctgaccagaTTGCGTGAGCTGGGTTTGGAGCCTCCTCCGGTAGCAAAGCTGTGTGTGGACGATGGAGCTTTTGTCCAGCTGGAGCCGCAACAGGTTAACCCTG GTCTAGAGGCTCTGAAGGAACGTTTTCTGAGGCACGTCCAGCCCGTGCCGCGGTCTAAAGGAGAGCGATCGCTTCAGGTAAATGTGGTGAGAAAGGACAGCAGTGCCTCCGGACAGGAGGAGCTGCATGCGGAGTCCATCACTGTCACGGTcaatgaggaggaagaggagcctTCACGCACTAAGCCAG GAGAGAAGCTAGTTTTACTGAAGTCTCGTCTGCAGCAAGCAATGGCTATCCGCcggaaggaagaaagagagcgTCGAGCCGCCCTTCATCGCCTGGACAATGAGGACTGTggcagtgaggaggaggaggaagaggatatGACCGAGTCTGAGGAGGAAGAG GGTGTTGAAGATTTGTTGGGTGATGGCGATGATGGAGAGGAAGCTGAGAGTGAGGAAGAAGAGATAGAGGCAGCCGAAAGAGGCGACACGTCCAAACGAAGTGCCTCTAATGCTTTTAAAAGTCCGTCTCCGACCCCATACACCGACGGCACTCTGATGCTGTTTGCAGGCAGCTCGTGCTCCAGAacagg GGACGGTGTTAGGCAGTCTGGGCCAACCAGTCACGAAAATGACAACAAAATGG AAGATGAGGATGGCCTGTCCTTGACCAAGGACAACAgccataacagcagctttgagcTGACGAGCTCCACGCTCCCATCGTACCAGCCAGTGAGCCGCACCGCAGGCAAAGGTCTTTCAGCAGCAGTGTTCCGCTCGCCATCGCCCTGCTTCTTCAGACCCAGTTTCCTCGGCTCAGCCTCCAAG AGTTCTGGTAAGCTGTCTGAGCCGTCCCTCACCCTCCCTGTGGAGGACTCGCAGGACTTGTATGGTGTTCCTTCTCCTGAAGGTGGGGACTCTCAGGGCCCCTTCACACAGGAGGAGGACACACAGTCGCAGCTGTTTGATTCAGACGGCTTCTTGAACGTGGGGCCCCGCGGCGGCCAGAACCGCTCTCACAAACGCCAGCTGCTTTTAGATAACCTGGATGAAAACGCCATGGATGCCAACATGGGTGAATTGCTGGGGCTCTGCTCGGGTGGCTTTGACGCAGCGGAGCAGAGTCAGCCAGGAGGTGAGGACGAGCTTCTGGGCCTGTGCTCTGGAGCGTTCTCCACTCAGCCTGGCGAAACCGGCAGACCCAAAGAGGAAACCGTCACCATGGAGACAGAACGCACAGTCGGGGAGAGCCACGGGAGCGCGGACGTGGACCAGCTGCTTTCTCTCTGCTCGGGAAAGTTCACAGGCAGTCctg cTGCTTCTCCAGTGCGACCAGGCGCAAGCTCTGCCCTCGAAGACGAATCTGACTG taagagcaaggtggaggaggaaggggaagaagaggaagacaaTTGTGAGTTTCAGCTCTTGTCGGGTGTAGACAGCGACAGCGAGAAG gaggaggatgaggaagacTCCGATGCTGAAGGAGAGATGGGTGATGAGGTAgacgaggaggagagggaggcgGTATTCGGGCGACATCCAGGCAAAAAGTT ACGCATGACTGACTTTGTGGACTCTGAGGCCGAGCTGTCAGGCAGTGATGTCTGCAGTGAGGATGAAGATGACGACGGAGGAGATGAATACGAAGAAGAGGAGATACAGGAGCAGCTCCCATCAGATGAGGAACTGATGGACCAGGTCAACAAAATCCACAT GAAGCATGTCCTAGATGACGATAAGCGCAAATTGCGTTTGTATCAGGAGCGTTACCTAGCTGACGGAGATCTGCACTCAGACGGACCCGGTCGAGAGCGCCGCTTCCGCTGGAAGAATATCG ATGATGGCTTTGAGTTCGGGGTTGTTGCTGAgggggaagaggaagaggaggaggaagatgtgGATCAGCATGAGCTCCAGAGGCGCAAGGAAAGGCTCGAGAGAGAACAGTGGATGcgagagcag TCTGAAACATCGACGAGAGGAGCAGAAGTGGAAGAGGAGTACAAGATCGGAGAGGAAGACAGTCAGTTTATGAAGCTGGCAAAGAAACTAACCGCTAAGGCACTCCAGAAGAAAG AGACCGCTTCAGTGCCCCTGAAAGAGAAGCCAGTCTCTAACGCCAACCCTTTTCAGAAGCCCTTTAAACCTGTG GTGAAGAGAGGATCTCTTCTCAATCAGCCACGGGCAGTGCTGCAGAAACTCTCCAACATTTCAGACGGCAACCCTCTAGCGCCGCGTAACTCTCGAGGATTCCTCTTCCAGACCTTGTCGCCAGAAAAGGAGACCCCTACATCCGCCCACCCAAAGAAGCAG TTCAGGAAAAGAGCTCAGGCAGACACTATGGCGCCTGTTGCAAAGCGACCGTGTCGagaaaactctgcgaaatctgTCGGACCTCCAAGAAgtattttcagttattttgagAACTGA